The DNA region ATCTGTGGTATCACTGATTCAGTCAGTGCAGAAGTCGCTCACCAAGCTGGAGCAAGCTTTTTAGGGCTCATGTTTTATCAACCTTCAAAGCGATACGTGTCGGTTGCAACAGCATCAGAGATTGCTAAGAGCGTCGCTGGCAATTATGTTGGGGTGTTTGTCGATGAATCGTTAGATAATATTATGGCAACGTGTCGACAAGTGCCTCTAAAGGCCATTCAGTTACACGGCCATGAATCACAGAGTTTTGCTCGTGAGTTACGACGTGCCTTGAGTTATGAACAGCAGCTTTGGAAAGCATTACCCTTGACGTCAAGTGATGATGTCTCGGTGATAGTCGACTGGCTCGAAACCGTAGATAAAGTCGTTGTTGATTATCAAACCAAAGACCAACAAGGTGGGTCTGGTAAGCGGTTTGACTGGCGCTGGTTGACCAAGTTATTTGAAGTTTGTGATAGCAAAAATATCGTTATCGCTGGTGGAATAAATATTGATAACGTAACCGATTTATTAATTTACCCCGAGGCTACCATTGACCTGAGTAGCGGGGTTGAAAATCAACCGGGTAAAAAAGATCCTGCAAAGATTCAGGCATTTATGAATGTTTGCCGAATGAATGGCTTAGTGAGGAAGTAATGAAAGATCAAGCAAAGCGTTTAGCACAAGAAGAGACAATCGAAAAGCAACAGCAAAGTGGGTACTTTGGTGATTTTGGAGGCATGTTTGTTCCAGAAATTCTGGTGCCAGCTTTAGAGCAACTTGAGCGAGCCTTCTACGACGCAATTGATGACGAAAGTTTTATGGCAGAGTTTTCTCGTTTGTTAAAAGATTTCGCAGGGCGGCCAACGCCATTGTATGAATGTAAGAATTTATCAAAGCCTGGGCAAGGTCGTATTTTCCTAAAGCGAGAAGATCTGTTGCACGGTGGTGCGCATAAAACCAATCAAGTTTTAGGGCAAGTTTTATTAGCCAAACGAATGGGAAAAACCCGCATTATTGCAGAAACAGGCGCAGGACAACATGGCGTGGCAACGGCATTAGCTTGTGCACTGATGGGGTTACCCTGTGTGGTTTATATGGGGGCCGTCGATTGCGCTAGACAACAACCGAACGTTTATCGAATGGAGTTAATGGGGGCCAAAGTCATTCCGGTTAACAATGGTAGTGGCACGTTAAAAGACGCCATTAATGAAGCGTTGCGCGATTGGGCTGCGAGTTATGAGAATACTCATTATTTACTTGGAACGGCTGCAGGTGCACACCCATTCCCAACCATCGTTCGTGAGTTTCACAAAATGATTGGTGAAGAAGCGAAGGCTCAGATGTTAGAGCAAACTGGCCGCTTACCCGACTATGCCATTGCGTGTGTTGGCGGAGGATCCAATGCCATTGGACTGTTTGCTGATTTTATTGAGAATGAAGAGGTCGCATTAATTGGTGTTGAGCCGGCCGGGAAGGGCTTAGATACGCATCAACACGGAGCCACTCTATGTAAAGGTTCCTTAGGAATTTTACATGGCGCTCATACTAAGATTATGCAAGACGACATAGGTCAAATTGAAGAATCGTATTCTGTGTCGGCTGGGCTTGATTATCCAGGAGTAGGCCCGCAACACGTTTATTTGCAGTCGATCGGCCGAGCACGTTATGAAGCGGTCACCGATGAAGAAGCATTAGCCGCATTCAAAGCATTATCAAAAAATGAAGGAATTATTCCTGCACTAGAGTCATCTCACGCAATTGCTTATGCGATGAAGTTGGCAGAGACGGTCGATTCGAACCAATTAATTTTAGTTAATTTATCGGGGCGAGGTGATAAAGATTTAGAGTATGTCCGCCAGTTGGCCATCAAGCAGGAGGAGAAATAACGTGGAACGGTACCAATCATTATTTGCGCAATGTCGCGAGAACAATTCGATAGCCTTTATTCCTTTTGTAATGCTTGGCGATCCAGATTTAGAAACGAGCTACCAAATTATAACCACATTAATTGACAGTGGTGCTGATGCGTTGGAATTAGGCATTCCATTTTCAGACCCGGTGGCGGACGGTCCAACCATTCAAGCGGCTGCGATCAGAGCTTTGCAAGCTGACGTAACGCCTAAGCAGTGCTTTGAATTGTTGCAAAGAGTCCGAGCCTATGCGCCTAGCATTCCAATCGGATTGTTGTTGTATTCAAACTTAGTTTATCGAGACGGTATCGAGCACTTTTACCAACGCTGTCGAACGGCTGATATTGATTCCCTACTGATTGCTGATGTGCCATTGCGTGAAACCAATGTGTTCGACGAATATGCTCTGCAAAATCGGATTGCGCCGGTTCACATTCTACCTCCGACGCCAAGTGAGAAAACCTTAATGACCGTCGCAAAACGTTCACGAGGTTATACTTACGTGCTTGGGCGAGCTGGGGTGACCGGTACTGAAAGTCAAGCGGTTATGCCATCGAATGAAACCATGCAAGCACTAACCGACTATCAGGCTGCGCCTCCGGTGATGGGCTTTGGTATTTCTAGTCCCGACCACGTGATGCAAGCAAAAGCTCATGGATTTTCTGGTGTTATTTCCGGCTCTGCCGTCGTTAAGATAATTGAAGAGCACCGACAAGATCCATCGTCGATGTGTCAGGCATTGAAAACCTTTGTTCAACAGATGAAAGCGGCGACTTAACCGGTATTGGGTCTTGATCAAAACACTAAGGCAATGACAAAGGATCGTCCAGGTTCTGTTGAGAAGCAGGGAGTCTAAAAACTACAAAGGACGTTTAGTTAAGTCATCGGTCGAGTTGTGTTCATGCTGCTCAACTTGCTCGATGGCTTTTAGTAATTGACTATGTTCTCGTGAACCATGACCAGAGCGTAAATACACTTTTGCTGCTTTAACCACTTTATTCATCAGTTCAAGTTGATAGTGTTGATTGAGTAAACACTTGGCTAAGTGATCTGGGTCTTTATCTTGTTCGCGCATTTTAGCGGCGGTCGATAATGCCTGCGTTAATTCTTCTTGTGAGGGAACTCCCATATATTTATACCTTTAACCATAACTAATTATTTTATTATAGCTGCTAAATTTAGTAGCATAGCTCGAGTGTTGTAATGCGTTTGGGATAAGGGTTAAGAAAATGAACGATTTTTGGTCTCAGTTAGAGACACGCCTTCGAGCCATGGAAGCCGAGGAAGAGTATGATTTGTTTGCGATTGGTTATGTGATTCCACAAGTTGCACTCGCCGAGAAAGAAGGGGGAAGTAACCCAGCTGAAGCACAAGATATTCTTATTCGCTATATTCAACGCTCAATTGATCAAGATAATATCAATGATCGTGACCGAGAATTGATCGAACAAGTGTTGAATGCGGCGTTAGAAAACTAGGTAAACAGATGACGCGCTGAGTTGATACTGAGCAATTTAAGCGTTAGATACAATGCGATAATACTTGCTATTTTGAGCGGAGATTCTCGAAATAGAGAAATATCGCTCAAATTTTTAAGATAAAACAAAAAATATCACTTGTTTGGCTTGTTGTTTTTTCCAAGATTAGCGCCACTCTGGTCTCAAATGGAAGTGAGAAAAATCAATAATTACAATACGTTATCTAAAATCCGATAACCTAGCCTTCCTGTCTATTTAAATGGCCAAGGTCTTTTTATCCTTGGCTTACTACTTTGCACATTATTTGAACTACACTTAGTTTGGACGATTGTTGAAGTCGAACTACCGAACTATCGCGTGAGGACTTTTAATGTCAATATTGGAAGGATTTTTGCGTGGGGACTATATGCCCCACGGGCATTGCTATCTTTGGCAGCCGGGCATTTTATGGACTCATGTTATTTCCGATGTATTAATTGCTGCATCTTATTTTTCGATACCGATAGCGCTACTACTCTTCATTCGTAAGCGTCAAGATATTCGATTTAAAAGTACGTTCGTGCTCTTTTCTCTGTTTATTCTGTTCTGTGGGATCACCCATATTTTTGGAATCATTACTATTTGGAAAGGTGTTTATGGATTCCATGGAATTATGAAGGCGCTCACCGCATTAGTCTCCGTAACCACCGCAATTTATTTATTCAAAGTCATTCCGATTGCATTAAAGATTCCCTCTCCCGCGCAATATGTTTCGGTGAATGAGCAGTTGGATGTCGAAACTCAACGTCGACTAGCGTTGGAGCATAAATCTGCCGAAGACGCTATTTTTAAATATATGGCGGACTCCATTCCCGTCGCGTTAGCGGTTTTGGATGAGCGACAAAAAGTACGGCAAGTGAATTCGTCGTTTGAACAGTTATTTAAACGTAAAAGTAGTGAGTTGTTAAACAAGCGTTTGGAAAATATTATTGGTGTCAACTTAGACGCACTAGTTCAAAACGGCTCTCGAATTGACGCAGAAGACTATGAAACAGGTGATAGTCAAGTGTTGCACATCCGTTTGCAGAATGGTGCATATGTGAAAGCAGAAGTTTCACTGGTCAAAAAGAATTTCCAAAACACCCCGTTTACCCTAGTTTCATTTAAAGACCTGTCAGATATTGATTTTGCAGAAAGAGAAATCGAACGAACGGAACAACGATTTGATCGTGCGATTTCGGCAACCTCAGATGGCATTTGGGAATATCAAATTGACGATGATGTTATGTGGAGCTCACCTATTTTGGTGAAAATGTTTGATCAATATTTACAAACCGAGCTAAAGCTATCTGACTGGATTACGCCTATTCACGTTGATCACCGAGGAATGATAAGAGCCGCTATCGAAGATGCTATTCTAAAAGGTAAACCACTCTTTATTGAGTACCAAGGCGAGACGGAGTCAGGAACCTTTGAATGGTTTCTACTGCGCGGTCGAATCGTTGAATCTAAGAACAGTGGAAAACGTTATTTATCTGGCTCTATCGTAAATATTCAACAGCGAAAGTCCGCTGAGATTGAACTGCGTGAAAACTCCTACTTGCTGAGTGAATCGAATAAAGCGCTTGAAAGATTTGCCTATGTGGCGTCACACGATTTGCAAGAACCGCTACGAAAGATCACCGCTTTTTCAGATCGATTGCTGGCTCGTCTAGCCGATTCATTTGATGAAGAATCTCGGTTTGAACTAAGTCGAATTCATAGCGCGGCGATTCGGCTGAGAGGCATGATTAAAGACTTATTGTCACTTGCAAAGGTACAACAGCAAAAGCTTAAAAAGTCTAAGGTGAAACTCAGCCAAATGGTCGATACCGTTAGAGAACACCTGAGTTTAAGAATTGAAGAAACTGGTGCTGATATTCAATTGATGTCTGACGAGATTCTGTTCGTCGATGTTTCATTGTTTACACAAGTTTTACAAAATCTTATTCAAAACAGCATTCGCTATGCTCATCCTGAACGGACGGCCGTGATTAAAATTGACATTGATCGAATTCAGAGTAAAGACGAGCAAAAAGGGTTGTTACAACAGTTTAAAATTTCGGTTAGTGATAATGGGGTAGGTTTTGAACAAGACTACTGCGAGATGATATTTGAACCATTTAAACAATTAAGTGGTGATAAAGAGAAGGGAAGTGGAATAGGATTGTCTCTATGCAAACAAATAGTTCGAGTACATGGAGGAAGTATTAACGCAATTTCAACTCTTGGTGAGGGAAGTCGATTTGAAATTATTATTAACCAACGATGAGTCGATTTAGAAATGTTAAAGCTAGTGATGATTGAAGATGACCCAGATGATATTTATTTGCTCGAAAAAGCGATTAAAGAAGCTGAAGAAGAGATTGAACTGAATACGGTTAATCATGGACCGGCTTTGTTCGAGTACTTAAATAAACTTTGGGATCATCATTTTGGCCTATTTCCCGATATCATACTGTTAGATTTAAACCTGCCAAGAATGAATGGTCTTGAAATACTTAGAACCTTAAAGAGCGATGTGCGCTTTAAAAGTATTCCTGTTGTAATTTACACAACATCTGAGTTAAACACCGATGCTCTCAATTGTTACCAAAGTGGCGCCAATTCCTATTTAGTCAAACCAGAGAATTATCGAGGCGTAAAAGAGCTAATAGCATTGCTTACGAAATATTGGGAAAGGAATATCAAGTTATCATTTGAGGAGTTGCTGTAATATGGGTTTTAGACAGCTAAAAGTTTTAGTCGTTGATGACAATGAAGAAGATTGCCATTTAACCAAACGCTATTTGCTAGAAGATGAGAAGGGGCGCTATTTTGTAGAAACACTTGACTCGATTAGAGCACTCAGAGAGTTAGCAAAGTCAGACTCTTTCGATATTGTATTGCTCGATCTGAATCTATTAGATGTTTCTGGTTTAGACACACTTTTACAATGCCGACAAGTAGTGGGTGGATTACCGATCATTGTGATTACTGGAATAAATGACGAAGCGCTTGGTGAGAAAGCAGTGCAACTTGGTGCACAAGACTATATCCCCAAAGATGAGCTGAATGCACCCTTACTGAAAAGAACGATACGTTTAGCGCTAGAACGACATCTTCTTATGGAAGCTTTGACTGAGAAAGCCTTTAAAGACGAGCTTACATTGTTGCCGAATCGTCGAGCGTTTAAAGAACGATTGGCGAATACGTTAGTTACTGCTCAAAAAAATGATGAGTCGTTTGCTGTGGTGCTATTTGATCTGAATGGATTTAAACCAATTAATGATGAGTATGGTCACGATGCAGGCGATCAGGTATTGTCTCAGTTAGGTGCGAAGCTTCGAATGAACACTCGTCGTAGAGACTTTTTTGCTCGTATTGGCGGCGATGAATTTTCGGCCATTATCACTTCGCTCTATTCTATTGATCAATTGCAGCGAGTTATTAGAAATAATATCCTAATCTTTGAGTCAGAGTTTTATATCATAATCGACGATCAAATCATCACTAAAACGCTCACTGTTTCTATTGGTGCCGCAATGTACCCTCTCGATGGGCAAGAGGGTAAAGAGTTACTCAAACTAGCCGATCAAAATATGTACGACGTAAAACGCAAAAACTCAAGCGAGTCAGACTTTAAGATTGGTAAATAATAGCGTTGTAAGTCATCTCACTTTGTTCGAACCCGTAGACTCTCATAATGAAACTCGAGGCCTTCTGCATTGGCAATTGGCATGGCAACTTGGCTTAGATGCTGTCTACCTTGCTCGTTGATACGCTGTATCGTCTGAGTTTTTAAGAAGGTCTGTACACTGAGTCCACCTGTTTGTCGCGCAAACCTGGCGGTCGGTAGCGTGTGATTTGGACCACTGCAATAATCTCCCAGCGCAACAGCGCTGTTTATTCCGACAAATAACGAACCATAATTGGTTAATTCTTCAACTGAAATATTCGCATTGCAGAGCATTAAGTGTTCTGGCGCAAAGTCATTTGAAAATTCGATTTCTTCTTCGGTTGATGAGGTCAATAGCAATAGGATTTGTTGGTTGCTGACCAAACGGTCGTACTTCTTATCGTTCCTTAAAAAGGATTCCATGGTTTTGAGCCAGTTTTCATCGCTGCTGACAATTATCGACAGCGCCATAGGATCATGCTCTGATTGAGCCAGTGCATCTAGTGCTAACCATTCTATGGGTGTTTTGGCATCGCACAACGCAAGCAATTCGCTCGGTCCCGCGAGACCATCGATTTTAATTTGTCGTTGAATGAGAGCCTTTGCTTCATTGACGTAAGCGTTGCCTGGCCCAACGATTATATCGACGGGCTGCAAGTCTCGATAGCCAAAGGCTAAAGCTCCAATGGCCTGTACGCCGCCAACGTGATAGAAGTCGGTTGCGCCGGCCAAAGAGGCCGCTGCAAGAATAGCTGGGTTAAGTGAAGGAGATACCGCTATTCGTTGCGAACAACCAGCGACTTTGGCAGGAATCAAGGTCATCAGTGCCGTTGAAATCAAAGGATAGCGACCACCGGGAATATAACAACCGGCCCGAGCGATGGGTTTAACGACTTGGCCATATTCTCCAAATGAATCACTAAACGACTTATTGCCAATGTCTTCCTTTTGAAAGCGCGCGAAGCGTTTGATTCGTTTAGCGGCCTCTAAAATCGATAACTTTAACGACTCATCAAGCTTGTAATCATCAAAGGGCAGTAACTCGATTTTTGCTGGCTTTTGACCGTCAAATTGTAGCGCGTATTCATCAATCGCTGAGTCTCCATCTTTACGAATGGTCTCGAGCATGTCTGCAACTACATCGGATATTTTATTTTCTTGAGCTAAAAATGGTCGCTGCCAAGTTTTTGCTGAGTAAATAATTGAAGATTTCATACAAGTGCTCACTGTTCGGTTATTTCATGGGGCGATCATTGAAGCGACTTCTCAGTTCACTTGTAATGTCACTCAAGCTTACGCCTTTTGCTAAGGCATCGGTTAAGGCAAAAAATAACAAATCTGCTGCCTCCCATCGCACATCATCAAACGATTGTGCTTCAATCAACTCCAGTGCTTCTTCTTGAATTTTCTCGGCTCTTAGCTTATCGGAGCGGAATAATTTGGTACTGAATGAATCATCGGGCAGCGTTTGCTTTCGCTGTTCTAATAATTGCTCCAATTTGTTTAATGTAAAGTCATTTTGCTCACTTGAGAAGCAGCTATATCGTTCAAAGTGGCAGGCATTTCCTGTCTGGTTAACTTTAAATAATAGGGTGTCACCATCACAATCAACATCTGCATTCACTAACTGTTGCGTATTGCCACTGGTTAATCCTTTCGTCCAAATCTCTTGGCGACTACGACTCCAATAGGTTCCTTGCTTGCTTGATAACGCTTGGACCAGAGATTCTTGACTTGAATAAGCTAACATTAAAACCTTGCCAGTAGAGGCATCTTGGACGATGGTCGGAATGAGTTCAGACTTTTCAAAGTCGAGTTGAGCAATAAAGCAATCTTGGAGTTGTAACTGCCCAGTATAAATCGACATACCAATTTGACCATTGGCACCTAATGCCGTGAACCATTGAATGTCATCCAGTGTGGATATACCGCCAGCAATCGTGACTGGTAGCTTGCTAAGGTTTACAACTTGTTGAATTCTTTCGCGATCAAGACCTTGCAACATGCCTTCTTTTTCTACTTGGGTGTATAAGAATTCACTGCAATCTTTTTCTAATTCAGGAATTAGTTCATTAACGGTGATACTTTCTGTATTCGTCCAGCCTGCGGTAGACCAATAGTCACCTTTTGCATCAATAGCAAAAATCAATGACTCTCTCGGTAATTTCTTTACCCAGCTTTCGCGACACTTTGTCCCAATAATAATTTTGCTGGCACCCGCTTTAAGGTATCTTTGTGCCGTCTCAAGATCACGAATACCGCCACCAACTCGGCAAGGTCGAACCTTTAACAAGTCAATAATCAACTGCTCGTTGTTGCCTTTTCCAAGTGCGGCATCTAAATCAATGATGGCCACTTCACCATAGATAGAAAACTCTTCTAATAACTCAAAAACGTTGTCACGCTCTAAGATCTTTTCTTTACCTTGCTTCAACTGAACGGCTTTACCATTCATTAAATCGATCGATGGAATTAACATGAATGTTCCTTAATTAAATTCTAACTTTCACGCCGTTGTCGGCTAAAAACTGTTTGACTTGATCTATTCGATACTCACCACTGTGAAACATGCCTGCGGCTAGACAAGCATCAGCACCATGGCGAAAAGCTTCTAAGAAATGCTGTTCATTTTTGGCACCACCAGAGGCAATAACTTGTATCTTTGCATTTTTCGCAATCTCACCAGTCAGTTCATTATCGAATCCGAGACCGGTTCCATCGCGGTGCATACAGGTCAATAAAATTTCGCCCGCACCACGTTGCTGTATTTCATTAACCCATTGATTGAAGTCTTTGTTGACTAAGGTTCTGCCACCGTGAATGTAAAGCTGAGGTGACGAGTCTTGGCTAGGTTTATTGACATCGACGGCGACAACGACGCATTGAGAACCATAGCTCTTTGCAACTTGTTCGATGATTTCTGGATGAGTCACTGCCGTTGTGTTTAATGCGACTTTGTCAGCACCGGCATCGAGAAAGGCTTGTACATCGGCAAGGCTTTTTAATCCGCCACCAACCGTAAATGGGATACTTAATTGCTGGGCAATGCGGGTAACGTTTGCCAAGGCGGTTGGTCGGTTTTCTGAGCTCGCTGATATATCCAGAAAAACAATCTCATCGGCACCTTGACACTCATATTGCATTGCCAGCTCTACGGGGTCTCCCATATCGCGAAGGTTCACAAAGTTGGTGCCTTTTACAACACGACCATTGTCAACATCTAAGCAAGGGATGATTCGAGCGGTCAATAGATTTGTATCATCCCCAATTTGCGGTTTCGATGCCCGGGTGTTTTTAATCATAGTGAATTTCCACAGTGTTTAATTTAATAATCAATTTCGCGATAGGAAGCGACTCGTATTTTAAGCGCTTACTATCTAAACCACGTATTAGCTCAGGTTGAGAGCCTGAGCGACGAGCTTGGAGCCGTAATGGCTCGACTTTTCGGGATGAAATTGAAAACCAACCAGATTGTTGAGTTTGACGGCGGCGCAAAAGGTTTCTCCGTAACTGGTTGTAGCGATACATTGCTGACTCTCTTTTATGGCGTAACTGTTCACAAAGTAGGGCATTCCTGACTCAAATGACGCGGTACTGAACTGACAACTCGACCATCCAACCATCGGTTGTTTTGGCGAGTTGAGTTTTTTTACTTTACCGTCTAGCCAACCTAAGCCTAATACGCCGGGAGACTCTTCCGACTGCTCGAAAAAAACTTGCATGCCAACGCATATGCCTAACAAGTATTTATCTTCGCTTTTCCATTGATTTAAGAAGCTAAGCCAGCCTTCGGTTGTTAGTTGCTGCATAACCGACCCAAAATGTCCTTGGCCCGGAATGATTAATCGATCTCCGACAACTTGAGCAGGCGTTTTTGCGACCATCACTTCACAGCCCAGTCGTTGCAAGCAGGCTTTTAAACTGAATATATTGCCTGCTTTGGTATCAATGATGGTTACGGTATAAGCCTTACTAGGTTCAATCACTACAAACTACCTTTGGTTGATGAGGTTCCATTGGCTGGAGAAAAAGCCTCTTTTAATCCATAAGCTAATGCCTTAAAGCATCCCTCAATCAAATGATGATTGTTTCTAAAGTACATAGGCTTAATGTGCAGCGTCATTTGTGCATTCATCGCTAAGGTATAGAAAAAGTGTTCAAACATTTCGCTGCTGATTCCACCGATCATCTCTCGAGTGAAGTTTAACTCGCCAACAAAATAAGGCCGACCAGACAAGTCAACGGCGCACAAAATTAGCGCTTCATCCATAGGCATTAAACGTTGCCCAAATCTTTGAAGCGACTTCTGACCTCTCCATGCTTTCTCTAAGGCTTGGCCGAGCACAATCGCCACGTCTTCGACGCTGTGATGATCGTCAACCTCTAAGTCGCCATTAACCTTGACCGTTAGATCCCAACGCGCGTGGGATGCTAATGCCGTAAGCATGTGATCAAGAAAGCCAATGCCGGTTTGAATATCAAGTTGTTGACTACCTTGTGTATTCAGAGTGAGATCAATATTGGTTTCTTTTGTGGTTCGTTGAATAGTGATTGAATTGTTCGTCATTATTCCACTCCTTATTAGCGCTTATTGTTGGCTGCTGCGGTTGGCAACAGTGCGGTAAGTTGATTGATATCTTCAAGCACCAAACTCGCTCCTGACGAACGCAACTTATCAGCATTTTCAAGGCCGATACCGATGGCTATGGAGTTGCTATTGATCGCGGCTTGCATATCATCTGGAGTATCGCCAATCATCCAACTACGAGACACGTTAAAACGCTCTTTTAGGTTAAGGATGCCTTCAGGACTCGGTTTGCATTGTTGTACATCATCGGTACTGATGAGCTTAAAATCATTCCAAACCGAAGAAGTTTTGGATAGTTGTTTAAGCCCTATCTCTGCTTCAAAACGCGGTCGACCGGTCACGATTGCTTTCGCAATAGGTAGCGCTTCAAGTTGATTGTTTAGCTCAGAGGCAACCATTATTTTTTCATTAGAGATAAGCCCTGGCGTATTCTCATTTCCAAGATAAACACTTTGAAAATACTCAATGACTGAATCAAGTGCTATGGATTGTTTTGAACGTTCGTTGATCAGAGCGTGGCTCAAAACCC from Pleionea litopenaei includes:
- the hisB gene encoding imidazoleglycerol-phosphate dehydratase HisB, with amino-acid sequence MTNNSITIQRTTKETNIDLTLNTQGSQQLDIQTGIGFLDHMLTALASHARWDLTVKVNGDLEVDDHHSVEDVAIVLGQALEKAWRGQKSLQRFGQRLMPMDEALILCAVDLSGRPYFVGELNFTREMIGGISSEMFEHFFYTLAMNAQMTLHIKPMYFRNNHHLIEGCFKALAYGLKEAFSPANGTSSTKGSL